A stretch of the Meles meles chromosome 19, mMelMel3.1 paternal haplotype, whole genome shotgun sequence genome encodes the following:
- the CIBAR2 gene encoding CBY1-interacting BAR domain-containing protein 2 produces MSIVLSRDSQVRVMEDTVTDAEKYFGQFCSLLAAYTRKTARLRDKADQLVRQLTDFANTENPEMRATMRNFAEDLAKVQDYRQAEVERLETKVIWPLKLYGAHIKQTRAEIKKFKQVQKNEMKQLEKLEKLRQKSPSDRQMISQAETGVQRASVDASRITHQLEEVIDTFQKQKLKDLQKIFLDFVTIEMVFHAKAVEVYSSAFQILESYDLDRDLEDFRTKMHGVYGHYDARPFKDTTSSPAVPWALTGQSAQTTIRSQRRDKEEEESTEHSAEEDPVEDLRGQGRAPQQ; encoded by the exons ATGAGCATTGTTCTCTCCAG GGACAGCCAGGTGAGGGTGATGGAGGACACGGTGACCGATGCCGAGAAGTACTTTGGCCAGTTCTGCTCGTTGCTGGCCGCCTACACCCGCAAGACGGCTCGGCTGCGGGACAAGGCTGATCAGCTCGTCAGACAGCTCACCGACTTCGCCAACACCGAGAACCCAGAGATGCGCGCCACCATGAGGAACTTCGCCGAGGACCTGGCCAAGGTGCAGGATTACCGGCAGGCCGAG GTCGAGAGGCTGGAGACCAAGGTCATCTGGCCCCTGAAACTCTATGGGGCGCACATCAAGCAGACACGG GCCGAGATCAAGAAATTCAAACAAGTCCAGAAGAACGAGATGAAACAACTGGAAaagctggagaaactgaggcagaagtcCCCTTCGGATCGGCAAATGATC TCCCAG GCGGAGACCGGTGTGCAGAGGGCCTCAGTGGATGCCAGCCGCATCACGCACCAGCTGGAGGAGGTGATCGACACCTTCCAGAAGCAGAAGCTGAAGGACCTGCAG AAAATTTTTTTAGACTTTGTCACCATCGAGATGGTCTTCCACGCCAAAGCGGTGGAGGTGTATTCTAGTGCCTTCCAGATCCTGGAGAGCTACGACCTGGACAGAGACCTGGAG GATTTTAGAACCAAGATGCATGGGGTTTACGGACACTACGATGCTCGGCCATTCAAGGATACCACGTCCTCCCCAGCTGTCCCATGGGCTCTCACTGGCCAG AGCGCTCAGACCACCATACGGAGCCAGAGGagagacaaggaggaggaggagagcacgGAACACTCTGCTGAGGAGGACCCCGTGGAGGACCTCAGGGGACAGGGGCGGGCACCCCAGCAATAG